The following coding sequences lie in one Crassostrea angulata isolate pt1a10 chromosome 10, ASM2561291v2, whole genome shotgun sequence genomic window:
- the LOC128165175 gene encoding ankyrin repeat domain-containing protein 17-like isoform X3 has protein sequence MMQNESSDENVSTNKNIRTVEIEQGSQTAPYPSLEKNETIQSAQSTFGADISDDDEVSDVGSFIMDHDIDEEDQDIEPKFLLPTEGMEASNIPSIDPETHARLEALLEAAGIGKLSTADGKALTDPEVLRKLTSSVSCALDEAAQALHRMRAEQQGQLTGAEGSRSLAEACSDGDVPTVRKLLHEGGSVHETTEEGESLLSLACSAGYYELAQVLLAMKANVEDRGIKGDCTPLMEAASGGYVDIVKLLIAHEADVNAQSSAGNTPLHYAACGGFEDVVQELLEAGANVEQHNENGHTPLMESASAGHVGVARILLRAGAGINTHSNEFKESALTLACYKGHLEMVKFLLEAGADQEHKTDEMHTALMEASMDGHVEVARLLLDSGAQVNMPADSFESPLTLAACGGHVDLAALLIERGANLEEVNDEGYTPLMEAAREGHEEMVGLLLANGAYINAQTEETQETGLTLACCGGFLEVADFLIKAGANIELGCSTPLMEAAQEGHLDLVRYLLKAGANVHATTGTGDTALTYACENGHTDVAEALLEHGAELEHESEGGRTPLMKAARAGYLCTVQFLISKGADVNRATSTNDHTVLSLACAGGHLAVVELLLAHGADPAHKLKDGSTMIIEAAKGGHTQVVKLLLEYPNRVLMNSPESALVPSETNIPESRVPVQGLGNIVPPSDPNSPSQNNIASLQTVAQNVIKSASEKDSNFPPRNPDQVWKNLPKPGGKRNHNNSGGDSASKPSKTSNIPPPPPPPATTPQYGDGAPTPPQYGDMGSLSDEALDVKASERLEAIINNVMAKELDSSSATREEQILRKQQILHELQKVEKELQEKAQAQLFLSAQHQLEQQQQQQHLQHVLQQGAKVLQRTLEVQVKIKQEENNGEGSSAEEKVEGESPASPQPSNDLDKQVTSLLPADVAASGQIVFPNIPYDSNLLPASSSQPVSMPSPASSEASTPKEGKDWPRNNGNTPKRGVSGKGGNRTKTPSSSAPTTPTGISVPTTVTAADQNKVTQSSQQLAQASAGIQSPANNNSAVALATYRQQIQNIVLRHQQQQQLQLQQQNPQQQQNQSQQTIQFPQLPQLQLTPEQQEHLLTMLSQQTFQPQITNPAIPNQQLPQQVPQQQFSQQPMVQQPLQLIQPPPQPPMTQQQQQQLLQQQQQAQILTQQLQQQIKPPQPAPPQTTNGQKNARNKRHLYNNQQQAAGNGNVQNVETITPPSSTPLTPNPSPASPQSISPLCTPDLDAQTESNHDTALTLACHGGHSELVNLLLSKGADIEHRDKKGFTPLILAATAGHVDVVEILLESGADMEAQSERTKDTPLSLACSGGRYEVVELLLSKGANKEHRNVSDYTPLSLAASGGYVNIIKLLLSHGAEINSRTGSKLGISPLMLAAMNGHTAAVKLLLDMGSDINAQIETNRNTALTLACFQGRHEVVSLLVDRKANIEHRAKTGLTPLMEAASGGYVEVGRVLLDKGADVNAPPVPSSRDTALTIAADKGHYRFVELLLSRHAAVDVKNKKGNSPLWLACNGGHLDVVQLLVSAGADIDSQDNRKVSCLMASFRKGHVKVSKWMVKHVNQFPSDQELSRYIATVSDKELQKKCQQCMEIIVSAKDRQAAEAFKNANILLEELDKERQHEENRKAAAAKKRERKKKKKKEKQQEKDVKDVDEEDDTNSNSKNSTPEPENCMSDIYQPDKEEKIDLDERIPMQPPTATVVSTIGTLLPSASEPAYSKSGRNKNNNRIAETSTISSAESRKNKRNRKEKERVSDVENVPVSVATSMSLNATTTSNHLAGQNDNVGRRKKGDNSASSAFGSGIGDLDDFGTLPENLKISDREVEKLRKTVEKTKPDKSDHVLHVNKQNGENVSPSVHGLHVKTTPVIASPKKGQKKEDGWKEVVRRPVSCKSKKVQVPSSAISRVIGRGGCNINLIREVSGAHIEVEKQRGSGERVITIKGTVDGTKQAHTLISALIADPDKDLQELIPKSKNKTSTKDQSMFFNPETVMPPASTHGQTSTSTTKTTSSTRNMGPRGQNQSSSARPQTTVSSSVPSSSMVWGGPPSQPPITSPRRSQPKQATVIQPGQGNPDKNVTRQLFPNETKNRGGFGVPPSTSSNTTVSYTLASSTSKVTTSGSPVFTIKPDNSKQPLPSKPGQIRPPVPGNVKVLQRPGSHKQDPQPLPIISGQQNGPSAPPMMGPNGPFMPPNSPGGSFSPFNNLFSNVADQLLKKDDASERMNFASVAAAGVIGSLTNSSAASDLMATKVDPHLQAKAPGFRPVRNPSPHEMEMRFKGIQLPPQMMNELDSRMFRTGLPNQSPSMSPRSSTSTPNTNMSPRNQTNTSLDPGHLSSAVGQKEEYTTPSQPMTLPKIESTLNPNAPDFTSRQAGGGPPNHPGGNVPPNNLAMGYLLYQQALAQQLQNLGGPGPNLLSPGMISQQEFANLIHQFVASGQAQPPAGSSPPVGVPTSGNTVPSGLGVPGQAPAPPRPFSPLTQGRPSSAPLMGGMPRDGSSPGPIGPPPPAASPLTVSPKLSDQIKSEDRRPVGPIGGERPMGPIGGERAQRRAPGPIPAQPISAANDFGPAFWNIATELSMQWGPVSSASSIHDSSSSVITSSEGGVPSLKNQTDFLEGRDLSDQQMDKVLHGTSVGMEYYGKGIGPGGGGQFSMAQQNFIPGPVGDGMPNNMWNPQMKGQVSEASDKVMWNSWSSQTSM, from the exons GTATTGGTAAGCTGTCAACGGCCGATGGTAAAGCCCTGACCGACCCTGAGGTCctcaggaagttgacatcctcCGTCAGTTGTGCTCTGGATGAAGCCGCCCAAGCCTTACACAGAATGCGAGCCGAGCAGCAGGGCCAGCTCACAGGAGCAGAGGG TTCCAGGTCCCTGGCTGAGGCTTGCAGTGATGGGGATGTACCAACTGTTCGGAAACTCTTACATGAGGGAGGAAGTGTTCATGAAACCACAGAGGAGGGAGAAAGCCTACTGTCTCTGGCCTGCTCAGCTGGTTACTATGAGCTTGCTCAA GTCTTGTTGGCAATGAAGGCTAATGTTGAAGATCGTGGAATTAAAGGTGACTGCACCCCACTAATGGAAGCTGCAAGTGGAGGATATGTGGACATTGTTAAACTTCTAATTGCACATGAAGCAGATGTCAATGCACAGTCCTCTGCAG GTAATACCCCCCTGCACTATGCAGCATGTGGTGGGTTTGAAGATGTGGTGCAAGAGTTGTTAGAAGCCGGAGCCAACGTTGAACAGCATAATGAGAATGGACACACACCCCTGATGGAGTCGGCCAGTGCTGGACATGTGGGCGTGGCCCGGATTTTGCTGAGAGCTGGGGCAGGAATCAACACCCACTCCAATGAGTTCAAGGAGAGTGCTCTCACCTTGGCATGTTACAAAg GGCATTTAGAAATGGTTAAGTTTCTGCTGGAAGCGGGTGCTGACCAAGAGCATAAGACAGATGAAATGCACACTGCATTGATGGAGGCCTCCATGGATGGCCATGTAGAGGTGGCACGGCTATTGTTGGACAGTGGTGCCCAG GTTAACATGCCAGCTGACAGCTTTGAGTCCCCCTTGACCTTGGCAGCCTGTGGAGGTCATGTAGACTTGGCTGCCCTATTGATTGAGAGAGGGGCCAACCTGGAGGAGGTGAATGATGAGGGCTACACTCCGCTGATGGAGGCAGCCAGAGAGGGGCATGAAGAAATGGTCGGGCTTCTCCTAGCCAATG GAGCATACATAAATGCCCAGACCGAGGAGACACAGGAGACAGGCCTGACCCTAGCCTGTTGTGGTGGGTTCCTGGAAGTGGCTGACTTCTTGATTAAAGCTGGCGCTAACATAGAGCTTGGCTGTAGCACCCCTCTAATGGAGGCTGCCCAGGAGGGACATCTGGACCTTGTGCGCTACCTTCTGAAAGCAG gAGCGAATGTTCATGCTACCACTGGAACTGGTGATACTGCCCTGACATATGCTTGTGAAAATGGTCACACAGATGTTGCGGAGGCATTGTTAGAGCATGGGGCAGAATTG GAGCATGAATCAGAAGGTGGCCGAACTCCTCTGATGAAAGCTGCCAGGGCTGGATATCTCTGTACTGTGCAATTTCTGATCAGCAAAG GAGCTGACGTGAATCGTGCAACCTCCACGAATGACCACACAGTCCTATCTCTGGCCTGTGCGGGGGGACACCTAGCAGTGGTGGAACTTCTCCTGGCTCATGGAGCTGATCCAGCCCATAAACTGAAG gatggCTCAACAATGATCATTGAAGCTGCCAAAGGTGGACACACGCAGGTTGTCAAACTCCTGTTGGAATATCCTAATCGAGTGCTTATGAATTCTCCTGAGTCAGCTCTAGTGCCATCTGAGACAAATATTCCAGAG TCTCGGGTTCCTGTTCAGGGCTTGGGAAACATTGTCCCACCTAGTGATCCAAATTCCCCATCTCAGAATAATATTGCCTCACTTCAAACAG TAGcacaaaatgtgataaaatcaGCTAGTGAGAAGGATTCAAACTTCCCCCCAAGAAATCCAGACCAAGTGTGGAAAAACCTGCCAAAGCCAGGGGGAAAGAGAAACCACAACAACAGTGGTGGAGACAGTGCAAGTAAACCAAGCAAAACCTCCAACATACCTCCACCCCCTCCACCCCCAGCCACCACCCCTCAGTATGGGGACGGTGCCCCAACACCTCCACAGTATGGAGACATGGGTAGTCTGTCTGATGAGGCACTAGATGTAAAGGCCAGTGAAAGGCTTGAGGCCATTATCAATAATGTGATGGCAAAAGAGCTTGACAGTAGCTCAGCGACCAGGGAGGAACAGATCCTGAGGAAGCAGCAAATACTTCATGAGCTGCAGAAGGTTGAAAAAGAACTACAGGAGAAAGCGCAAGCACAGTTGTTCCTGAGTGCTCAGCACCAGCTAGAGCAACAACAGCAGCAGCAACATCTTCAACATGTCCTGCAACAGGGAGCCAAAGTTTTGCAGCGAACCCTGGAGGTACAAGTAAAGATCAAGCAAGAGGAGAACAACGGAGAGGGGTCATCAGCCGAGGAAAAGGTAGAGGGGGAATCGCCAGCTAGTCCCCAGCCCTCCAATGACCTCGATAAGCAAGTCACTAGTTTGTTACCAGCAGATGTTGCAGCCAGCGGCCAGATCGTGTTCCCCAATATCCCATACGACTCAAATCTTTTACCAGCATCATCTAGTCAGCCTGTGAGCATGCCTTCACCAGCTTCATCTGAAGCCAGCACACCCAAGGAAGGTAAAGACTGGCCGCGCAACAATGGTAACACCCCCAAACGTGGAGTCAGTGGAAAGGGAGGAAACCGAACCAAGACCCCCAGCTCCAGTGCTCCTACAACCCCTACTGGGATATCAGTACCTACAACAGTGACAGCAGCGGATCAAAACAAAG TAACCCAATCCAGTCAACAACTAGCCCAAGCTTCAGCAGGCATTCAATCTCCTGCCAACAACAACTCAGCAGTGGCTCTGGCAACATACCGACAACAAATCCAGAACATTGTTCTCCGCCATCAACAACAGCAACAGCTGCAGCTTCAACAGCAAAACCCTCAACAACAGCAGAATCAGTCACAACAGACCATTCAGTTCCCTCAGCTTCCCCAGTTACAACTGACCCCAGAGCAACAAGAGCACCTACTTACCATGTTATCACAACAGACCTTCCAGCCCCAGATAACCAATCCCGCTATTCCTAATCAACAACTCCCCCAACAGGTCCCCCAACAGCAGTTCTCTCAGCAACCCATGGTCCAGCAGCCATTGCAGCTGATTCAGCCACCTCCACAACCCCCCATGACTCAGCAGCAGCAACAGCAACTTCTGCAGCAGCAGCAACAAGCCCAGATACTAACACAACAATTGCAACAGCAAATCAAGCCCCCTCAACCAGCACCTCCTCAAACTACAAACGGCCAAAAGAATGCACGAAACAAGCGACATCTGTACAACAATCAACAGCAGGCGGCAGGCAACGGAAACGTGCAGAATGTTGAGACCATAACGCCCCCGTCCTCCACCCCGCTAACTCCCAACCCTTCTCCAGCCTCGCCTCAGAGTATCTCCCCACTCTGTACCCCAGATCTGGATGCTCAGACGGAGAGTAATCATGACACAGCTTTGACCTTAGCTTGCCATGGTGGACACTCGGAGCTTGTCAATCTCCTGTTGTCAAAAGGTGCAGACATTGAGCACAGGGACAAAAAAg gaTTTACACCATTGATTCTGGCTGCCACAGCAGGTCATGTTGATGTGGTGGAAATCTTGTTAGAGTCTGGTGCAGATATGGAGGCCCAGTCGGAGAGAACGAAAGACACGCCCCTCTCCCTGGCTTGTTCTGGAGGAAGATATGAG GTGGTTGAGTTGTTGCTATCCAAGGGTGCCAACAAAGAGCACAGAAATGTGTCGGACTACACTCCTCTCAGTCTAGCCGCCTCAGGGGGATATGTCAACATCATCAAACTCCTTCTGTCCCATGGAGCAGAAATCAATTCCAG GACGGGGAGTAAACTTGGCATTTCTCCTTTGATGTTGGCTGCAATGAATGGGCATACTGCAGCAGTGAAGCTACTGTTGGATATGGGAAGTGACATCAATGCGCAG ATTGAGACCAACCGAAACACAGCTTTGACACTTGCCTGTTTCCAAGGTAGACATGAGGTTGTCAGTTTACTTGTGGACAGAAAGGCCAACATTGAACATAGGGCAAAG ACCGGTCTGACCCCCCTTATGGAGGCTGCCTCCGGTGGCTATGTTGAGGTGGGGAGAGTTCTGTTGGACAAGGGGGCAGATGTGAACGCCCCTCCCGTCCCCTCCTCCAGGGACACGGCTCTGACCATCGCAGCGGACAAAGGACACTACAGATTTGTTGAGCTTCTTTTGTCAAG ACATGCTGCAGTAGATGTTAAGAATAAAAAGGGTAACTCTCCCCTCTGGCTTGCTTGCAATG GTGGACATCTAGATGTAGTTCAGCTGCTGGTATCAGCAGGAGCTGATATTGACAGTCAAGACAATCGCAAGGTCTCCTGCCTGATGGCCTCATTTCGTAAAGGTCATGTCAAGGTCAGCAAGTGGATGGTTAAGCATGTGAACCAGTTTCCATCAGACCAAGAGCTGTCCAGATACATAGCTACTGTTAGTGATAAG GAACTTCAGAAGAAGTGTCAGCAGTGTATGGAGATCATAGTGAGTGCAAAGGACCGGCAAGCTGCAGAAGCCTTTAAAAACGCCAACATTTTACTGGAGGAACTAGACAAGGAGAGACAGCATGAAGAAAACCGGAAAGCTGCAGCTGCAAAGAAGcgagaaagaaaaaagaagaagaagaaggaaAAACAACAGGAAAAAGATGTCAAAGATGTGGATGAGGAAGATGA tacgAATAGCAATAGCAAGAATTCAACACCAGAGCCAGAAAACTGTATGAGTGATATCTACCAGCCGGACAAGGAAGAGAAGATAGATCTAGATGAGAGGATACCGATGCAGCCTCCAACAGCCACTGTAGTCTCTACCATCG GTACGTTATTGCCATCCGCCAGTGAGCCAGCATACAGCAAGTCTGGGAGAAACAAGAATAACAATCGCATTGCTGAGACTTCTACTATTAGTTCAGCAGAATCCAGAAAGAACAAGAGGAATCGCAAGGAGAAGGAGAGAGTGTCTGATGTGGAGAATGTCCCAGTATCAGTTGCCACATCCATGTCTCTGAATGCCACCACCACCAGTAACCACCTGGCAGGGCAGAATGACAATGTGGGCCGCAGGAAGAAGGGAGATAACTCGGCATCCTCGGCATTTGGATCAG GTATAGGGGATCTTGATGACTTTGGAACACTACCAGAGAATTTAAAGATCAGTGATAGAGAGGTTGAAAAACTAAGGAAAACTGTGGAGAAAACTAAACC TGATAAAAGTGACCATGTGTTGCATGTCAATAAACAGAATGGTGAGAATGTATCACCTTCTGTTCATGGCCTTCATGTAAAGACTACTCCTGTGATAGCTAGCCCGAAGAAAGGCCAAAAGAAAGAGGATGGGTGGAAGGAGGTGGTCAGACG ACCTGTATCCTGCAAGTCCAAGAAAGTGCAAGTACCCTCGTCAGCTATAAGTCGTGTGATTGGCCGTGGTGGTTGTAACATCAATTTGATACGGGAGGTATCAGGGGCTCATATTGAAGTGGAGAAACAGCGAGGATCAGGAGAGAGGGTCATTACCATCAA GGGTACAGTGGATGGAACCAAACAGGCTCATACACTGATCTCCGCTTTGATAGCAGATCCTGATAAAGATTTGCAGGAGTTGATACCCAAAAGTAAGAACAAAACCAGCACGAAAGACCAGTCCATGTTCTTCAATCCTGAGACAGTGATGCCCCCTGCCTCCACACATGGCCAGACCTCCACCTCTACCACAAAGACTACATCCAGCACCAGGAACATGGGTCCCAGAGGTCAGAATCAGTCCAGCAGTGCTCGACCTCAGACAACTGTCAGTAGTTCTGTTCCCAGCTCATCAATGGTGTGGGGAGGTCCCCCATCACAACCACCCATAACATCCCCAAGGAGGAGTCAGCCAAAACAGGCCACAGTCATCCAACCAGGCCAGGGCAACCCAGACAAGAATGTCACTCGTCAACTGTTCCCCAATGAAACCAAGAATCGGGGAGGGTTTGGGGTTCCACCAAGTACCAGCAGTAATACAACGGTTTCCTATACTCTGGCTTCTTCTACCTCCAAAGTTACAACCTCGGGGTCTCCAGTATTTACCATCAAGCCAGATAATAGTAAACAACCATTGCCAAGCAAACCAGGGCAGATAAGACCACCTGTTCCAGGCAATGTGAAAGTGCTGCAACGCCCAGGAAGTCATAAACAGGACCCACAACCTCTGCCAATAATCAGTGGCCAGCAGAATGGTCCCAGTGCTCCCCCAATGATGGGGCCCAATGGGCCATTTATGCCTCCCAATTCTCCTGGTGGATCATTCTCTCCCTTTAATAACTTATTCAGCAATGTTGCTGATCAGCTTCTGAAGAAAGATGATGCATCAGAGAGGATGAACTTTGCCAGTGTGGCAGCTGCTGGAGTGATTGGTAGTCTTACCAACTCCAGTGCTGCCTCTGATTTGATGGCCACAAAAGTCGATCCACACCTTCAGGCCAAAGCTCCTGGATTTAGACCTGTTAGAAACCCATCCCCTCATGAAATGGAAATGAGATTCAAAGGAATACAATTGCCACCACAGATGATGAATGAATTAGATAGTAGAATGTTCCGCACTGGTCTACCCAATCAGTCACCATCTATGTCTCCCCGCTCCAGTACATCCACACCCAACACCAACATGTCCCCAAGAAACCAGACAAATACTAGTCTTGATCCTGGTCACCTGTCATCTGCAGTCGGTCAGAAAGAGGAATATACAACACCATCTCAACCAATGACTCTGCCCAAGATTGAGAGTACGCTCAATCCTAATGCTCCAGATTTCACATCACGCCAAGCGGGAGGGGGTCCTCCCAATCACCCTGGAGGCAATGTGCCGCCCAACAACCTGGCCATGGGATATCTACTATACCAACAGGCTCTGGCTCAGCAGTTGCAAAACCTAG GTGGCCCAGGACCTAACTTGTTGTCACCAGGGATGATATCTCAGCAGGAATTTGCCAACTTGATCCATCAGTTTGTGGCAAGTGGACAGGCTCAGCCTCCTGCAGGATCATCCCCTCCAGTGGGGGTCCCAACAAGTGGCAACACAGTCCCCTCAGGCCTGGGTGTACCAGGACAAGCTCCTGCTCCACCACGCCCCTTCTCTCCTCTAACACAAGGGCGTCCCAGTAGTGCTCCATTAATGGGTGGGATGCCACGAG atggTAGTTCTCCAGGCCCCATTGGTCCCCCTCCACCTGCTGCCTCACCCCTCACTGTATCGCCCAAGTTGTCAGACCAAATAAAATCAGAGGATAGGCGGCCAGTGGGCCCTATTGGGGGAGAGAGACCCATGGGTCCCATAGGCGGCGAAAGAGCCCAGCGCCGAGCCCCAGGGCCTATTCCAGCGCAACCTATCTCTGCTGCTAATGACTTCGGTCCAGCATTTTGGAACATAGCAACAG AACTGAGTATGCAGTGGGGTCCAGTGAGTTCTGCCTCCTCTATACACGACAGCAGTAGCTCTGTGATAACCTCTAGTGAGGGAGGGGTACCTTCTCTAAAGAACCAGACAGACTTTCTGGAGGGACGTGACCTGTCAGACCAACAAATGGACAAAGTTCTTCAT GGAACTTCTGTGGGTATGGAGTACTATGGGAAGGGTATCGGTCCCGGTGGAGGAGGGCAGTTTTCCATGGCGCAACAGAACTTTATTCCTGGCCCTGTGGGTGATGGAATGCCCAACAACATGTGGAATCCACAGATGAAGGGACAAGTGTCAGAAGCATCTGATAAAGTG ATGTGGAATTCTTGGAGTTCGCAGACTAGCATGTAG